In the genome of Natator depressus isolate rNatDep1 chromosome 21, rNatDep2.hap1, whole genome shotgun sequence, one region contains:
- the KCNA10 gene encoding potassium voltage-gated channel subfamily A member 10: MMEVSSWKEMEVALVSFDNNDEIMEDPCYSNDFSTAAQLQKGHPSCASLLPHWRILLNSENTNNETIFSKFSAEFGEHLMGEREGMDEGEQRVIINIAGLRFETQLKTLNQFPETLLGDPEKRMCYFDSMRNEYFFDRNRPSFDGILYYYQSGGKIRRPANVPIDVFADEITFYELGNEAMDQFREDEGFIKDPETLLPTNDFHRQFWLLFEYPESSSAARGVALVSVLVIVISIIIFCVETLPEFREEREFKVIKDAANNLTKANLAPSTFTDPFFVIETACIIWFSFELLVRFVVCPSKAVFFRNIMNIIDIVSIIPYFVTLTTELVQHNEQNGQQNMSLAILRIIRLVRVFRIFKLSRHSKGLQILGQTLKASMRELGLLIFFLFIGVILFSSAIYFAEVDEPQSHFSSIPDGFWWAVVTMTTVGYGDMCPTTLGGKIVGTLCAIAGVLTIALPVPVIVSNFNYFYHRETENEEKQILPREVEKILTSLAAANGSMESLNKTNGGCDRDMPRK; the protein is encoded by the coding sequence ATGATGGAAGTGTCCAGTTGGAAGGAGATGGAGGTGGCACTAGTCAGTTTTGACAACAATGATGAGATAATGGAAGATCCCTGTTATTCAAACGACTTCAGCACTGCTGCCCAATTGCAGAAGGGACACCCCAGCTGTGCCAGCCTCTTGCCCCACTGGAGAATCCTCCTCAACAGTGAGAACACCAACAATGAGACCATTTTCTCCAAGTTCTCTGCCGAGTTCGGTGAGCACCTGATGGGGGAGCGGGAGGGCATGGACGAGGGTGAACAGAGAGTCATCATCAACATTGCTGGGCTGAGGTTCGAGACGCAGCTCAAAACCCTCAATCAGTTTCCAGAGACACTACTCGGGGACCCAGAGAAGCGGATGTGCTACTTTGACTCCATGAGAAACGAGTATTTCTTTGACAGGAACAGGCCCAGTTTTGATGGGATCCTCTACTACTACCAGTCCGGTGGGAAAATCCGGCGCCCGGCCAATGTCCCCATAGATGTCTTTGCCGATGAAATCACCTTCTATGAGCTGGGCAATGAAGCCATGGACCAGTTCAGGGAAGATGAAGGGTTCATCAAGGACCCTGAGACTCTTCTGCCCACCAATGATTTTCACAGGCAGTTCTGGCTGCTGTTTGAGTACCCCGAAAGCTCCAGTGCGGCCAGGGGCGTGGCTTTGGTCTCAGTCTTGGTCATTGTCATTTCCATCATCATCTTCTGCGTGGAGACCTTGCCCGAGTTCAGGGAGGAACGGGAGTTCAAGGTCATCAAGGACGCTGCTAACAACTTGACCAAAGCCAACCTGGCCCCGAGCACCTTCACGGACCCCTTCTTTGTCATAGAGACAGCCTGCATCATCTGGTTCTCGTTTGAGCTCTTAGTCAGATTTGTAGTCTGCCCCAGCAAGGCTGTGTTCTTCAGGAACATCATGAACATCATCGACATTGTGTCCATCATTCCCTACTTCGTGACCCTCACCACTGAGCTGGTCCAGCACAACGAACAAAATGGGCAGCAAAACATGTCCCTGGCCATACTGAGGATCATCCGCTTGGTCCGGGTCTTCCGCATCTTCAAGCTCTCACGGCATTCCAAGGGCCTGCAGATCCTGGGGCAGACCCTCAAGGCCAGCATGCGGGAGCTGGGCTTGCTCATCTTCTTCCTCTTCATCGGAGTCATCCTCTTCTCCAGCGCCATCTACTTTGCGGAGGTGGACGAGCCACAGTCTCATTTTTCCAGCATCCCTGATGGGTTCTGGTGGGCTGTGGTGACCATGACAACGGTCGGCTATGGAGACATGTGCCCTACCACGTTGGGTGGGAAGATAGTGGGAACTCTGTGTGCTATTGCGGGGGTGTTAACCATTGCGCTTCCTGTCCCAGTCATCGTCTCCAACTTTAACTATTTCTACCACAGGGAGACGGAGAACGAGGAGAAGCAAATTCTACCCAGGGAAGTGGAGAAAATACTTACCAGCCTGGCTGCGGCCAATGGCAGCATGGAGTCCTTGAACAAAACCAACGGGGGTTGTGACCGTGACATGCCCAGGAAATGA